A window of Micromonas commoda chromosome 13, complete sequence contains these coding sequences:
- the HPF_2 gene encoding cysteine-rich protein with zinc finger (Cysteine-rich protein domains are also occuring in antifreeze proteins from insects) — translation MPAIWRPNVRIELSDVDVEVKATEEEVTKKGTKRKRAPPTKGPCQHGVKYRSNCKVCSACPHGRQRHRCKECGGSQICEHGRERSYCKECGGSQICEHGRQRSRCKDCSGASICEHGRQRRYCKECGGSAFCEHGRIRSTCKECGGASICEHGRHRIQCKECGGSQICEHGRRRSQCKECGGSQICEHGRIRSTCKECGGSQICEHGRHRQYCKECGGSAFCEHGRIRSTCKECDGSQICEHGRIHSLCKECGGSGICEHGRQRNQCKECGGSGICEHGRQRYSCKECGGSGICEHGRRRYRCKECRAAKHI, via the coding sequence atGCCGGCGATTTGGCGGCCGAACGTGAGGATTGAGCTCTCGGATGTGGACGTCGAGGtgaaggcgacggaggaggaggtgacgaagaaggggacgaagcggaagaggGCCCCTCCCACAAAGGGGCCATGCcagcacggggtgaagtatCGGTCGAAttgcaaggtgtgcagcgcttgtccgcacggtcgtcagcgccatcggtgcaaggagtgcggtgggtctcaaatatgcgagcacggccgtgaGCGCTcttactgcaaggagtgcggcgggtctcaaatctgcgagcacggtcgtcagcgctctagGTGCAAGGACTGCagtggtgcatcaatctgcgagcatgGTCGTCAGCGTCGTTACTGCAaagagtgcggtgggtctgcgttctgcgagcacggtcgtatacgctctacatgcaaggagtgcggtggtgcatcaatctgcgagcacggtcgtcaccgcatacagtgcaaggagtgcggtgggtctcaaatctgcgagcacggtcgtcggcgctctcagtgcaaggagtgcggtgggtctcaaatctgcgagcacggtcgtatacgctctacgtgcaaggagtgcggcgggtctcaaatctgcgagcacggtcgtcaccgccaatactgcaaggagtgcggcgggtctgcattctgcgagcacggtcgtatacgctctacgtgcaaggagtgcgatgggtctcaaatctgcgagcacggtcgtatacACTCTCtatgcaaggagtgcggtgggtctggaatctgcgagcacggtcgtcagcgcaatcaatgcaaggagtgcggtgggtctggaatctgcgagcacggtcgtcagcgctatagctgcaaggagtgcggtgggtctggaatctgtgaacacggtcgtcggcgctataggtgcaaggagtgtcgCGCCGCGAAACATATATAG